The proteins below come from a single Acidobacteriota bacterium genomic window:
- a CDS encoding glycosyl hydrolase: protein MPARIQAQHILAAALVFVLIAAALPSAPLSAQSKAGPQGSKDADPYAGLSLGAFRLRSIGPALTSGRIADFAVRPGKRHEFFVASASGGVWKTVNAGTTFTPVFDTQGSYSIGCVTLDPNNPNVVWVGTGENNNQRSVGYGDGVYKSEDGGAIWKHVGFKASEHIGMITVDPRDSNVVYVAAYGPLWSSGGERGLYKTTNGGKTWSGILAVDDDSGISEIHMDPHNPDILYASAHQRRRHVFTYISGGPGSGVFKSVDAGKTWDKIVRGLPSGDLGRIGLAVSPVVPNLLYAIVEAQEDKSGFYRSVNGGASWERRSAYSTSGNYYQEILCDPKNPDRVYSHDVFLQVTDDGGATWKALGDESKHWDSHALWIDPDDTDYYLNGNDGGIYESFDRGRTWKYMPNLPVTQFYKVTVDNAEPFYNVYGGTQDNYSLGGPSRTTSAHGIVNADWITTQGGDGFESAVDPENPDIVYAQSQHGNLVRFDRKSGEAMGIQPKPREGEAEYRWNWDSPLFISPHSPARLYFAANKVFRSDDRGDSWTVASDDLTRRIDRNTLEVMGRVWPMDAVAKNASTSQYGNIVALDESPVAEGLLYAGTDDGLIQVTDDGGASWRKIDTFPGVPDLTYVIAVVASNHDRNTVYAAFNNHKRGDFKPYILKSTDLGRTWTSIASDLPERGSVYSLAEDHIRPDLLFTGTEFGLFVTLDGGRHWKRLSAGLPTIAVRDLAVQKRESDLVLGTFGRGFYILDDYSALRDVKPGVLARDGHLFPVKEAWMFVEKQPLGSLGSREKGFQGENYFTAPNPPVAAVFTYHLKDVPKSLRDQRKDEEAGLVRAGKPVPYPSSERLRAEQAQEPAVLLFTIADEDGTVVRILREPARKGINRAAWDLRYPGLVPANPAQASPASSGPSSTFVIPGNYTVSMAVSIDGNIKELSGPVTFNVRALTALTLPAADRAELAAFQKKVRKLAHSVTAASSVLRDLNTLTRHYRASLKSVTVSHQDILEAVRTLETKIESLQLRMTGDRLLSRLDQDTLPGIASRIGRIAGEQYRSTSAPTQTQRDAFVIAEKEFKPVHDELKKILAEDVKAIEEGLDAVGAPYTPGRLPDWK from the coding sequence ATGCCCGCCCGAATCCAAGCCCAACACATCCTGGCCGCCGCTCTGGTCTTTGTCCTCATAGCCGCGGCCCTCCCCTCTGCGCCGCTTTCCGCACAATCAAAGGCCGGTCCTCAAGGCTCGAAAGACGCGGACCCTTACGCCGGCCTGTCCCTCGGCGCCTTCAGGCTCCGGTCCATCGGCCCGGCTCTGACTTCGGGCCGCATCGCGGACTTTGCCGTGCGCCCCGGCAAGCGCCACGAATTCTTCGTGGCCTCCGCCTCGGGCGGTGTCTGGAAAACGGTGAACGCCGGAACGACCTTCACCCCCGTCTTCGATACCCAGGGCTCCTACTCCATCGGCTGCGTAACCCTTGATCCCAACAATCCGAACGTCGTCTGGGTCGGAACGGGAGAGAACAACAATCAGCGCAGCGTCGGCTACGGCGACGGCGTTTACAAGTCCGAAGACGGAGGCGCCATCTGGAAACATGTCGGCTTCAAAGCCTCCGAGCACATCGGCATGATCACCGTCGATCCCCGCGATTCGAACGTCGTTTACGTCGCGGCTTATGGTCCCTTGTGGAGTTCGGGCGGCGAACGCGGACTCTACAAAACAACCAACGGAGGCAAGACTTGGTCGGGTATCCTGGCCGTCGACGACGACTCCGGCATCAGCGAAATCCACATGGATCCGCACAATCCCGACATCCTCTATGCCTCGGCCCACCAGCGGCGCCGCCACGTCTTCACCTACATCAGCGGCGGTCCGGGTTCGGGCGTTTTCAAGTCCGTCGACGCCGGCAAAACCTGGGACAAGATCGTCCGCGGGCTCCCCTCAGGCGACCTGGGCCGGATCGGACTCGCCGTCTCCCCCGTCGTCCCCAACCTGCTCTACGCCATCGTCGAAGCCCAGGAGGACAAAAGCGGATTCTACCGGAGCGTGAACGGCGGCGCCTCCTGGGAGCGCCGGAGCGCCTACAGCACAAGCGGCAACTACTACCAGGAAATTCTCTGCGATCCCAAAAACCCGGACCGCGTTTATTCCCATGATGTCTTCCTTCAGGTCACGGACGACGGCGGCGCAACCTGGAAAGCCCTCGGCGACGAGAGTAAACACTGGGACTCCCATGCACTTTGGATCGATCCCGACGACACGGACTATTACCTCAACGGAAACGACGGCGGCATTTACGAGTCCTTCGACCGCGGCCGAACCTGGAAATACATGCCCAACCTGCCCGTGACCCAGTTCTACAAAGTCACCGTCGACAACGCCGAGCCCTTCTACAATGTCTACGGCGGCACCCAGGACAACTACAGCCTGGGCGGCCCTTCCCGGACGACAAGCGCCCACGGCATCGTCAACGCCGACTGGATCACAACCCAGGGCGGCGACGGATTCGAGTCGGCCGTCGACCCCGAAAATCCCGACATCGTCTACGCCCAGTCCCAGCACGGCAACCTCGTCCGCTTCGACCGGAAAAGCGGCGAGGCCATGGGCATCCAACCCAAACCGCGCGAAGGCGAGGCCGAGTACCGCTGGAACTGGGACTCCCCGCTCTTCATCAGTCCCCACTCTCCGGCCCGTCTCTACTTCGCCGCCAATAAAGTTTTCCGCAGCGACGACCGGGGCGACTCCTGGACGGTCGCCAGCGACGACCTGACGCGCCGCATCGACCGCAACACCCTCGAGGTCATGGGCCGCGTCTGGCCCATGGACGCCGTGGCCAAGAACGCCTCGACCTCGCAGTACGGCAACATCGTCGCCCTCGACGAATCGCCCGTCGCCGAAGGCCTCCTCTACGCCGGAACGGACGACGGACTCATCCAGGTGACCGATGACGGCGGCGCCTCCTGGCGCAAAATCGACACCTTCCCCGGCGTTCCCGACCTCACTTACGTGATCGCCGTCGTCGCCTCGAATCACGACCGCAACACCGTCTATGCCGCCTTCAACAACCACAAACGCGGCGACTTCAAGCCTTACATCCTTAAAAGCACGGATCTCGGCCGCACCTGGACGTCCATCGCTTCCGATCTTCCCGAGCGCGGATCGGTCTACTCCCTGGCCGAGGATCACATCCGTCCCGACCTCCTCTTCACAGGGACGGAGTTTGGACTGTTCGTTACCCTTGACGGCGGCCGCCACTGGAAACGTCTCTCGGCCGGACTGCCGACCATCGCAGTCCGTGACCTGGCCGTGCAGAAGCGCGAGAGCGATCTCGTCCTGGGGACGTTCGGCCGCGGTTTCTATATCCTCGACGATTACTCCGCGCTCCGCGACGTCAAGCCCGGCGTCCTGGCCCGGGACGGCCACCTCTTCCCCGTCAAGGAGGCCTGGATGTTTGTCGAGAAGCAGCCATTGGGCAGCCTCGGCTCGCGCGAGAAGGGTTTCCAAGGCGAAAACTATTTCACGGCGCCCAACCCGCCAGTTGCCGCGGTCTTCACCTATCATCTCAAGGACGTCCCGAAGTCGCTCCGTGATCAACGGAAAGACGAGGAAGCCGGCCTTGTTAGAGCCGGAAAACCCGTCCCTTATCCCTCCTCCGAACGTCTCCGGGCCGAACAGGCGCAGGAACCCGCCGTTCTCCTGTTCACCATCGCCGACGAGGACGGCACGGTCGTCCGCATCCTTCGCGAGCCGGCCCGCAAGGGCATCAACCGGGCAGCCTGGGACCTCCGCTACCCCGGCCTCGTCCCGGCAAACCCCGCCCAGGCCTCACCGGCTTCGTCCGGCCCCTCGAGCACCTTCGTCATCCCTGGGAATTACACCGTCTCGATGGCCGTGAGCATCGATGGAAACATCAAGGAGCTCTCCGGCCCTGTGACATTCAATGTCCGGGCTTTGACCGCCCTGACGCTTCCGGCCGCCGACCGGGCCGAACTCGCCGCCTTCCAGAAAAAGGTTCGCAAGCTGGCCCATTCCGTCACGGCCGCATCTTCCGTTCTGCGCGATCTGAACACCCTCACCCGGCATTATCGCGCCTCTCTAAAAAGCGTCACGGTCTCCCACCAGGACATTCTCGAGGCTGTTAGAACCCTCGAAACGAAGATCGAATCCCTGCAGCTTCGGATGACCGGGGACAGGCTGCTGTCGCGTCTGGATCAGGACACGTTGCCGGGAATCGCATCGCGTATCGGACGGATTGCCGGCGAGCAGTATCGATCCACTTCGGCCCCGACCCAAACCCAGCGCGATGCCTTCGTCATCGCCGAGAAGGAGTTCAAGCCGGTCCACGACGAGTTGAAGAAGATTCTGGCCGAGGACGTCAAGGCCATCGAGGAGGGACTGGACGCCGTCGGGGCGCCTTACACACCGGGCCGGTTGCCGGACTGGAAGTAA
- a CDS encoding thioesterase family protein has product MPRLRLKPLDAYPFGTDIKVRITDLNYGGHVGNDTFLSLIHEARTAFLASHGLSETDCGGVSLIMADAAIVFMAEAYAGDVLQFEVAAGEATRCGFRLFYRVTRPADGKTILLAETGMVGWDYEAEKVMPFPAAVREKFGI; this is encoded by the coding sequence ATGCCTCGGCTTCGACTCAAACCCTTGGACGCCTATCCCTTCGGCACGGATATCAAGGTCCGTATCACGGACCTGAACTATGGGGGACATGTCGGGAACGACACTTTCCTCTCCCTCATTCACGAGGCGCGGACGGCCTTTCTTGCATCCCATGGCTTAAGCGAGACCGATTGCGGTGGGGTTTCTCTCATCATGGCCGATGCCGCGATCGTGTTCATGGCCGAAGCCTACGCCGGAGATGTGCTCCAATTTGAAGTTGCGGCCGGAGAAGCGACGCGCTGCGGCTTCCGTCTCTTTTACCGCGTGACCCGCCCGGCTGACGGAAAAACGATTCTTCTCGCCGAGACGGGCATGGTCGGCTGGGATTACGAGGCGGAAAAGGTCATGCCGTTTCCCGCCGCCGTCCGCGAAAAATTCGGGATCTGA
- a CDS encoding type II toxin-antitoxin system VapC family toxin, protein MKFVLLDTNAYVRYLAGDEKVLDALARAERIPMSVFVLGELYAGFRAGSREKRNRRILEQFLAKPGVAVLEAGRETAEYFGMIKASLKEAGRPIPLNDVWIAAQALETGSVLVTYDTHFSAVPGLRVWDELV, encoded by the coding sequence ATGAAATTCGTCCTGCTTGATACGAACGCTTACGTCCGATATCTGGCCGGCGACGAAAAAGTCCTGGACGCGCTGGCCCGGGCCGAGCGCATCCCCATGTCCGTTTTTGTTCTCGGCGAACTGTATGCCGGGTTCCGGGCCGGCTCCCGGGAAAAAAGGAACCGCCGGATTCTTGAACAGTTCCTGGCCAAGCCCGGAGTCGCCGTCCTCGAAGCCGGACGGGAAACCGCCGAATATTTCGGGATGATCAAAGCCTCCCTCAAGGAAGCCGGACGGCCGATTCCTTTGAACGATGTGTGGATCGCCGCCCAGGCCCTGGAGACGGGCTCCGTTCTCGTGACATATGATACGCATTTCAGCGCCGTCCCGGGCCTCCGTGTTTGGGACGAGCTTGTATGA
- a CDS encoding ribbon-helix-helix protein, CopG family: protein MKSISVHGIDEKLEKAIKERAKQGGKSVNKVVRELIAKALGLGERPPDNREEFADLCGAWSREEAVEFMETVADFDTVDEKDWR, encoded by the coding sequence ATGAAATCGATCAGTGTCCACGGTATCGATGAAAAATTGGAAAAGGCGATCAAAGAGCGAGCAAAACAGGGCGGAAAAAGCGTCAATAAAGTTGTGAGAGAGTTGATCGCCAAGGCCCTCGGCCTGGGAGAGCGTCCGCCCGACAACAGGGAGGAGTTCGCCGACTTGTGTGGTGCGTGGAGCCGGGAGGAGGCCGTGGAGTTCATGGAAACCGTTGCCGATTTCGACACGGTGGACGAAAAGGACTGGCGATGA